The following proteins are co-located in the Bubalus bubalis isolate 160015118507 breed Murrah chromosome 21, NDDB_SH_1, whole genome shotgun sequence genome:
- the EXOSC7 gene encoding exosome complex component RRP42 isoform X5, with protein sequence MASVALSEAEKVYIVHGVQEDLRVDGRGCEDYRCVEVETDVVSNTSGSARVKLGHTDILVGVKAEMGTPKLEKPNEGYLEFFVDWIPRVRVLEDEEGSKDIELSDDPYDCIQLSVENVPCIVTLCKIGYRHVVDATLQEEACSLASLLVSVTSKGVVTCMRKVGKGSLDPESIFEMLEHLCMAVTSKTLFRLASAWARCCMPPCRVFYTRRRAWGPRDRKSDSWADVHSSLQLPNLCLLLFPGS encoded by the exons GAAGACCTCCGTGTGGACGGCCGCGGCTGTGAAGACTACCGCTGTGTTGAAGTGGAGACCGACGTGGTGTCCAACACCAGTGGGTCTGCCAGGGTCAAGCTG ggtcacactgACATATTGGTGGGCGTGAAAGCAGAAATGGGGACGCCGAAGCTGGAGAAACCAAACGAAGGTTACTTGGAGTTCTTTGTTGACTG GATACCAAGAGTTCGTGTTCTGGAAGACGAAGAAGGGTCGAAGGACATTGAACTGTCTGATGACCCCTACGACTGCATCCAGCTAAGCGTGGAGAATGTCCCCTGCATCGTCACCCTGTGCAAA ATTGGCTATCGGCACGTGGTGGACGCTACTCTTCAGGAGGAGGCCTGCTCCTTGGCCAGTTTGCTGGTGTCTGTGACCAGCAAGGGAGTCGTGACATGCATGAGGAAGGTGGGAAAGGGCAGCCTGGACCCAGAGAGCATCTTCGAGATGCTGGAG CATCTCTGCATGGCAGTAACATCAAAGACTCTATTCAG ACTGGCAAGCGCGTGGGCAAGGTGCTGCATGCCTCCCTGCAGAGTATTCTACACAAGGAGGAGAGCCTGGGGCCCAAGAGACAGAAAGTCGGATTCCTGGGCTGATGTGCACAGCAGCCTCCAACTGCCGAACCTttgtcttctccttttccctggaAGCTGA
- the EXOSC7 gene encoding exosome complex component RRP42 isoform X1 produces the protein MASVALSEAEKVYIVHGVQEDLRVDGRGCEDYRCVEVETDVVSNTSGSARVKLGHTDILVGVKAEMGTPKLEKPNEGYLEFFVDCSASATPEFEGRGGDDLGMEIANTLYRIFNKSSIDLKSLCISPREHCWVLYVDVLLLECGGNLFDAISIAVKAALFNTRIPRVRVLEDEEGSKDIELSDDPYDCIQLSVENVPCIVTLCKIGYRHVVDATLQEEACSLASLLVSVTSKGVVTCMRKVGKGSLDPESIFEMLEHLCMAVTSKTLFRLASAWARCCMPPCRVFYTRRRAWGPRDRKSDSWADVHSSLQLPNLCLLLFPGS, from the exons GAAGACCTCCGTGTGGACGGCCGCGGCTGTGAAGACTACCGCTGTGTTGAAGTGGAGACCGACGTGGTGTCCAACACCAGTGGGTCTGCCAGGGTCAAGCTG ggtcacactgACATATTGGTGGGCGTGAAAGCAGAAATGGGGACGCCGAAGCTGGAGAAACCAAACGAAGGTTACTTGGAGTTCTTTGTTGACTG TTCCGCCAGTGCTACCCCTGAATTTGAAGGTCGCGGAGGCGATGACCTTGGGATGGAGATCGCTAACACCCTGTACCGGATATTTAACAAGAGCAGCATCGACCTCAAGTCCCTGTGCATTAGCCCCCGGGAGCACTGCTGGGTTCTCTACGTGGACGTGCTG CTGCTGGAATGTGGTGGGAATCTGTTCGATGCCATCTCCATAGCTGTGAAGGCTGCGCTCTTCAACACAAG GATACCAAGAGTTCGTGTTCTGGAAGACGAAGAAGGGTCGAAGGACATTGAACTGTCTGATGACCCCTACGACTGCATCCAGCTAAGCGTGGAGAATGTCCCCTGCATCGTCACCCTGTGCAAA ATTGGCTATCGGCACGTGGTGGACGCTACTCTTCAGGAGGAGGCCTGCTCCTTGGCCAGTTTGCTGGTGTCTGTGACCAGCAAGGGAGTCGTGACATGCATGAGGAAGGTGGGAAAGGGCAGCCTGGACCCAGAGAGCATCTTCGAGATGCTGGAG CATCTCTGCATGGCAGTAACATCAAAGACTCTATTCAG ACTGGCAAGCGCGTGGGCAAGGTGCTGCATGCCTCCCTGCAGAGTATTCTACACAAGGAGGAGAGCCTGGGGCCCAAGAGACAGAAAGTCGGATTCCTGGGCTGATGTGCACAGCAGCCTCCAACTGCCGAACCTttgtcttctccttttccctggaAGCTGA
- the EXOSC7 gene encoding exosome complex component RRP42 isoform X4 — translation MGTPKLEKPNEGYLEFFVDCSASATPEFEGRGGDDLGMEIANTLYRIFNKSSIDLKSLCISPREHCWVLYVDVLLLECGGNLFDAISIAVKAALFNTRIPRVRVLEDEEGSKDIELSDDPYDCIQLSVENVPCIVTLCKIGYRHVVDATLQEEACSLASLLVSVTSKGVVTCMRKVGKGSLDPESIFEMLEHLCMAVTSKTLFRLASAWARCCMPPCRVFYTRRRAWGPRDRKSDSWADVHSSLQLPNLCLLLFPGS, via the exons ATGGGGACGCCGAAGCTGGAGAAACCAAACGAAGGTTACTTGGAGTTCTTTGTTGACTG TTCCGCCAGTGCTACCCCTGAATTTGAAGGTCGCGGAGGCGATGACCTTGGGATGGAGATCGCTAACACCCTGTACCGGATATTTAACAAGAGCAGCATCGACCTCAAGTCCCTGTGCATTAGCCCCCGGGAGCACTGCTGGGTTCTCTACGTGGACGTGCTG CTGCTGGAATGTGGTGGGAATCTGTTCGATGCCATCTCCATAGCTGTGAAGGCTGCGCTCTTCAACACAAG GATACCAAGAGTTCGTGTTCTGGAAGACGAAGAAGGGTCGAAGGACATTGAACTGTCTGATGACCCCTACGACTGCATCCAGCTAAGCGTGGAGAATGTCCCCTGCATCGTCACCCTGTGCAAA ATTGGCTATCGGCACGTGGTGGACGCTACTCTTCAGGAGGAGGCCTGCTCCTTGGCCAGTTTGCTGGTGTCTGTGACCAGCAAGGGAGTCGTGACATGCATGAGGAAGGTGGGAAAGGGCAGCCTGGACCCAGAGAGCATCTTCGAGATGCTGGAG CATCTCTGCATGGCAGTAACATCAAAGACTCTATTCAG ACTGGCAAGCGCGTGGGCAAGGTGCTGCATGCCTCCCTGCAGAGTATTCTACACAAGGAGGAGAGCCTGGGGCCCAAGAGACAGAAAGTCGGATTCCTGGGCTGATGTGCACAGCAGCCTCCAACTGCCGAACCTttgtcttctccttttccctggaAGCTGA
- the EXOSC7 gene encoding exosome complex component RRP42 isoform X6, whose product MSSASATPEFEGRGGDDLGMEIANTLYRIFNKSSIDLKSLCISPREHCWVLYVDVLLLECGGNLFDAISIAVKAALFNTRIPRVRVLEDEEGSKDIELSDDPYDCIQLSVENVPCIVTLCKIGYRHVVDATLQEEACSLASLLVSVTSKGVVTCMRKVGKGSLDPESIFEMLEHLCMAVTSKTLFRLASAWARCCMPPCRVFYTRRRAWGPRDRKSDSWADVHSSLQLPNLCLLLFPGS is encoded by the exons ATGAG TTCCGCCAGTGCTACCCCTGAATTTGAAGGTCGCGGAGGCGATGACCTTGGGATGGAGATCGCTAACACCCTGTACCGGATATTTAACAAGAGCAGCATCGACCTCAAGTCCCTGTGCATTAGCCCCCGGGAGCACTGCTGGGTTCTCTACGTGGACGTGCTG CTGCTGGAATGTGGTGGGAATCTGTTCGATGCCATCTCCATAGCTGTGAAGGCTGCGCTCTTCAACACAAG GATACCAAGAGTTCGTGTTCTGGAAGACGAAGAAGGGTCGAAGGACATTGAACTGTCTGATGACCCCTACGACTGCATCCAGCTAAGCGTGGAGAATGTCCCCTGCATCGTCACCCTGTGCAAA ATTGGCTATCGGCACGTGGTGGACGCTACTCTTCAGGAGGAGGCCTGCTCCTTGGCCAGTTTGCTGGTGTCTGTGACCAGCAAGGGAGTCGTGACATGCATGAGGAAGGTGGGAAAGGGCAGCCTGGACCCAGAGAGCATCTTCGAGATGCTGGAG CATCTCTGCATGGCAGTAACATCAAAGACTCTATTCAG ACTGGCAAGCGCGTGGGCAAGGTGCTGCATGCCTCCCTGCAGAGTATTCTACACAAGGAGGAGAGCCTGGGGCCCAAGAGACAGAAAGTCGGATTCCTGGGCTGATGTGCACAGCAGCCTCCAACTGCCGAACCTttgtcttctccttttccctggaAGCTGA
- the EXOSC7 gene encoding exosome complex component RRP42 isoform X2, giving the protein MASVALSEAEKVYIVHGVQEDLRVDGRGCEDYRCVEVETDVVSNTSGSARVKLGHTDILVGVKAEMGTPKLEKPNEGYLEFFVDCSASATPEFEGRGGDDLGMEIANTLYRIFNKSSIDLKSLCISPREHCWVLYVDVLLLECGGNLFDAISIAVKAALFNTRIPRVRVLEDEEGSKDIELSDDPYDCIQLSVENVPCIVTLCKIGYRHVVDATLQEEACSLASLLVSVTSKGVVTCMRKVGKGSLDPESIFEMLEQFMLLASLHGSNIKDSIQTGKRVGKVLHASLQSILHKEESLGPKRQKVGFLG; this is encoded by the exons GAAGACCTCCGTGTGGACGGCCGCGGCTGTGAAGACTACCGCTGTGTTGAAGTGGAGACCGACGTGGTGTCCAACACCAGTGGGTCTGCCAGGGTCAAGCTG ggtcacactgACATATTGGTGGGCGTGAAAGCAGAAATGGGGACGCCGAAGCTGGAGAAACCAAACGAAGGTTACTTGGAGTTCTTTGTTGACTG TTCCGCCAGTGCTACCCCTGAATTTGAAGGTCGCGGAGGCGATGACCTTGGGATGGAGATCGCTAACACCCTGTACCGGATATTTAACAAGAGCAGCATCGACCTCAAGTCCCTGTGCATTAGCCCCCGGGAGCACTGCTGGGTTCTCTACGTGGACGTGCTG CTGCTGGAATGTGGTGGGAATCTGTTCGATGCCATCTCCATAGCTGTGAAGGCTGCGCTCTTCAACACAAG GATACCAAGAGTTCGTGTTCTGGAAGACGAAGAAGGGTCGAAGGACATTGAACTGTCTGATGACCCCTACGACTGCATCCAGCTAAGCGTGGAGAATGTCCCCTGCATCGTCACCCTGTGCAAA ATTGGCTATCGGCACGTGGTGGACGCTACTCTTCAGGAGGAGGCCTGCTCCTTGGCCAGTTTGCTGGTGTCTGTGACCAGCAAGGGAGTCGTGACATGCATGAGGAAGGTGGGAAAGGGCAGCCTGGACCCAGAGAGCATCTTCGAGATGCTGGAG CAATTTATGCTTTTAGCATCTCTGCATGGCAGTAACATCAAAGACTCTATTCAG ACTGGCAAGCGCGTGGGCAAGGTGCTGCATGCCTCCCTGCAGAGTATTCTACACAAGGAGGAGAGCCTGGGGCCCAAGAGACAGAAAGTCGGATTCCTGGGCTGA
- the EXOSC7 gene encoding exosome complex component RRP42 isoform X3 — translation MASVALSEAEKVYIVHGVQEDLRVDGRGCEDYRCVEVETDVVSNTSGSARVKLGHTDILVGVKAEMGTPKLEKPNEGYLEFFVDCSASATPEFEGRGGDDLGMEIANTLYRIFNKSSIDLKSLCISPREHCWVLYVDVLLLECGGNLFDAISIAVKAALFNTRIPRVRVLEDEEGSKDIELSDDPYDCIQLSVENVPCIVTLCKIGYRHVVDATLQEEACSLASLLVSVTSKGVVTCMRKVGKGSLDPESIFEMLETGKRVGKVLHASLQSILHKEESLGPKRQKVGFLG, via the exons GAAGACCTCCGTGTGGACGGCCGCGGCTGTGAAGACTACCGCTGTGTTGAAGTGGAGACCGACGTGGTGTCCAACACCAGTGGGTCTGCCAGGGTCAAGCTG ggtcacactgACATATTGGTGGGCGTGAAAGCAGAAATGGGGACGCCGAAGCTGGAGAAACCAAACGAAGGTTACTTGGAGTTCTTTGTTGACTG TTCCGCCAGTGCTACCCCTGAATTTGAAGGTCGCGGAGGCGATGACCTTGGGATGGAGATCGCTAACACCCTGTACCGGATATTTAACAAGAGCAGCATCGACCTCAAGTCCCTGTGCATTAGCCCCCGGGAGCACTGCTGGGTTCTCTACGTGGACGTGCTG CTGCTGGAATGTGGTGGGAATCTGTTCGATGCCATCTCCATAGCTGTGAAGGCTGCGCTCTTCAACACAAG GATACCAAGAGTTCGTGTTCTGGAAGACGAAGAAGGGTCGAAGGACATTGAACTGTCTGATGACCCCTACGACTGCATCCAGCTAAGCGTGGAGAATGTCCCCTGCATCGTCACCCTGTGCAAA ATTGGCTATCGGCACGTGGTGGACGCTACTCTTCAGGAGGAGGCCTGCTCCTTGGCCAGTTTGCTGGTGTCTGTGACCAGCAAGGGAGTCGTGACATGCATGAGGAAGGTGGGAAAGGGCAGCCTGGACCCAGAGAGCATCTTCGAGATGCTGGAG ACTGGCAAGCGCGTGGGCAAGGTGCTGCATGCCTCCCTGCAGAGTATTCTACACAAGGAGGAGAGCCTGGGGCCCAAGAGACAGAAAGTCGGATTCCTGGGCTGA